TCTTTTTGAAAACCACTGAACTGTAAACAACCAATCTGGCATTCTGTGAATAATATGTAATCATGTAATCCATAAAAAAGTAACTGTAGTCTGATTATGAGtatttgaaaatgtagtttACTCTAATTACAACTACTTGATTTTTGGAATCTGATTACGTAATCCAGATTACATGTAAACCGTTCACAGGATTATtgtagttttgattttagttttattaatatttcaaatcaacttttatttttaaatttagttaattttagttaaagctTTAACAATTTTGTAtattcttttgtcattttataatttattgttttatttttatttttgctatataaaatgaattaatttttatttgagttttatttgagtttttgtttattgttataattgtactgctttaaacttacttcagtttatttatGAGGCAACATTGCAATGTTTCCTTGAGTTAAGTTTGTctaataatttttcataataatttcaatgaacaggaacgtttttaaagttttaatttaagtgaactaaaataaccttgaatCTGTTACTACCCAGCTCTGCACATGTAACACACCTCATAGGTAACACAACACGCAGTGaataacaaaatgcaaaaatataaatatacattttaaatgtcacatGAATAAAGAAGAaagtgtttaattattattcAAGAAAGTAAAAGTGAAAGAATAGAAAAACATCAACCTTCCTCACATGTTCAGTAACTGATGTAACAGTGTAACTTCATGTAACGTCTTAACTTAAGTTGTGTTGTGTAacgctgtgtgtgtttgtgtgtgttagcgGGTCAGCTGGCAGGGAACTCTTCTGTTGAGATGTATCGTCAGACTCTGTTGTCTGGTTGTCGTTGTGTGGAGTTGGACTGTTGGAAGGGTCGTACCGCAGAGGAAGAGCCCGTCATCACACACGGATTCACCATGACATCTGAAATCTCCTTCAAGGTGAAccgcagcacacacacacacacgcacgcatgcacaagAGATGTGTTGAGATCGCTGTAGTAtacttgaatataaaaaaatctacagtTTACTAGGGTTTACTACTacagaaagaaacagaaaatgatTGATCAGTTAAAACACTAAGCGTATGAATTATATCAATCATACATAGAGATGATCTGTTAACAGAAAATctgtttgtttctcttcagGAAGTGATTGAAGCCATCGCCGAGTGTGCTTTTAAAACCTCTCCCTTCCCCGTCATTCTGTCCTTCGAGAATCACGTGGACTCGTAAGTCTCCTGCGCTGGCGGCCGGTGCAGCGTCTGATCCTCACAGTCGACCGCAGCCATGGCAACCAGAAGTGAAGCGATTACAGTGTCTCTGAAACGCAACATTAATCTGCAGTCATCGCTGTGAGGCGTCACGCGCCGTGCCCGCTTTATTTTATGCCTGAAATCAAAGATGACACGATGCGTGCCATCAGCcaatttcatttgaataacatcACAGGAGGATTCCTGGAAAACATGTACATGGATGTCACAACACACGGCAAAAATGTCAATACAATGTTGTGATGAGAGATGAAAATGCATAATATATCCTAAGCTTCTTTTTTCTATTGGAAATAAatctattaaatattaaacataagcGGAAGACATATCCTTTAAAAACAAGTCTTCCCTGATTCATGGTGTTTATTGGTAAATAAttcagttgttgttgtttatctcatcggtcttgtgtttgtgttgtgcgtCACAGTCCCAAACAGCAGGCCAAGATGGCAGAATATTGCAGATCGATCTTTGGAGACGCTCTTCTGACTGAACCTCTGGAGAAATATCTTGTGAGTTTATCATTTTCATATTCTCATCGCCGTCTCCTCAGTGTCTCATGGCAGCTTGTGTTGTAGCTGGAGTCGGGTGTTCCTCTGCCGAGTCCTCAAGAGCTCGCGGGGAAAATCCTCATCAAAAACAAGAAATCTCACCCCAAACCGTCTGACGGAAGCACAAAGAAGAAGCTGTCTGAGCAGGTGTCCAACACTAACAGTGATTCCTCCAGCGTCTTTGAACCCTCGTCACCCAGCACTGGACCTGCTGGTATTACATCATcatcatacagtatatgacacATCCATCAGTGACACCATATACAGTACACGTCCCCTAGAAAGTGTTCTTTAGCCATGAGCTGGTGATTTAGAAATTTAGAAAACACATGTAAAGCTTgattctccccgtgcctcgggggtttcctccgggtactccggtttcctcccctggtccaaagacatgcatggtaggttgattggcatctctggaaaatgagtgaatgagtgagtgtgtgtgccctgcgatgggttggcactccatccagggtgtatcctgccttgatgcccgatgactcctgagataggcacaggctccccgtgacccgaggtagttcggataagcggtagaaaatggaatggaatggaatgtaaaGCTTGTGGTGCCAATGTGTTGAAAGATGGACAACGGCCAATCACATACACAACACAGTATGTCTTATCAACAAAGTTGAACAAAAGTAACACAAACTCGCATTTCACATGATCAAATATGGGCTGTTTGAATACTTCTGATTGGCCGTAGGGAGTGCATTTTACCTGTCTGATCAAAAATGACACTAAACATCACTGTGACATCACAATGACttttaacacactttatttaaacatcttCCAAAAACCAAACACTATGTGATACTTCAAACAAACCATGTCGCAACGTGATCATGGAAAGATAAGTCatttataagtaaataaaatgaattaaaatgataattcaAAGATGACCACAAGACTTTTCCTAAAGGACAGAAGCACAGCCAAACCAGTCtttgatatgtgtgtgtggtgtgtgacGGCAGGTGAACGAGACGCGAGCcgtctgtgtttctgtcaggTTAAAGCGTTGGTCTGGTGACGGATGTGAGGGGGTTTGAAAGGTTTCAGACATCATTCAGCACTGAACAGCTGGATACACCAGAACAACATTACAGTCACATAAAGCTGTTGTGTGATTCTCAATACAGACGCATGAGTCATCATGAGCAGATCGTTAAGAAATGAAATCCCACAGAAAACCTCACAGCATACGGCGAAAGGGACGTTTTCCTTCAACACAGAAACCTTTCAGACGTCTGCGTTTATAATCGCGTTCAAGAATCTGACGTCAGATTTAATTGACGTTTCTGTTGTTCAGCGTCCGCGGAGGTGGATGCTGAAGAAGACGATGATGACGAAGATGATGACGACGACTGCAAGAAATCCATGGATGAGGTCAGAAAGCTTTTGTATTGTAGTGTAGTGTGAAATCTGggatttattaatgttaaaccAGCGAGAGATCTAtgatttttgtttctgtgtttgtaggGCACGGCCGGATGTGAGGCGTTTGCCACTGAAGAAATGTCCACCTTAGTCAATTACATCCAGCCCACCAAATTTCATTCCTTTGAGATTTCCAAAAGTAAGACCATCACACGCAAGGTCACACGTGAGCTGAAATCCAAACAAAATAGATTTCTATCCATAAACTGAGACATGTGTGTTTTCAGAAACCAAACGCAGTTATCAGATGTCATCGTTTGTGGAGACGAAAGCACTGGAACAGCTCACGAAGACCCCCGTAGAGTTCGTGGAGTATCCTTTGAGAACTGAGATCAGTGCTTCTGTAACACACATGTCTGATCACACACAGGACGGGGAAATGGGGACAGGTGcatttataattcattcaaaCTTGTGACCCAGATGATCAGATCTGTCAGGCCATGCCAACGGCTGTAGACAAGAACGAAAAAAGCAGCAGAAAAGCCCTTCTGACATCAACACTTTCTGTTCTGGTCATTTATCACATTCAACTTAGAAAAAACtattaagtattaaaaagaAGTCAATTTTAGGATCAGTAAGATTTTAGATGTTACGgtattttatagtatttataataaatgtataaataagtataataatatcattttctaattttttattttaaaaaatatattatttttttgagaaaCAATAAAAGGGCACTGGTCACtagttcatttctaatttgtcaaCTCATTTTTGGTAATAAAGGGATCGTGATTCGTGATAAATCGTATCATGAGATAAGTATCATGAATCGCATCTCATCGTGAgttgagtgaatcgttacatccctaccAGTTGTACAATATGGCGTCCGTGAGCCTTTTGGGACACTGTATGGGAAAAGGAGGATTTTTGGCCagcaaatatgtgtgtgtttagataaaaatgaagaaagtaATAAATACGACCGGAAGTTAGGCTACCAACTCTGATGGCACAAAAGCTCACCGGCGCCATCTTATGGAACCAGCCCATTAGATTTCACATTAAGAAAATGTTCTCAATTTGAACCcttttttgttataatattttaaaactcaTTGTGTATATAATTCATGTTCAATTTCTGTAGTAAATCCTTGATGGGGTGCAATGTTAGATGTGTTTCCGTCAGATGTCATTGTTGGTGTGATGCGGTTCAGCTTCTCTGATTCAGATGTTAAAGCGCTCTGTGTAGTTCAGTTCTTAACCGTCTTCATGTAGATACAACAAGTTTCAGCTGAGCAGAATTTATCCTAAAGGAACACGCGTGGATTCCTCAAACTACATGCCTCAAGTGTTCTGGAACGCTGGCTGTCAGCTCGTAGCACTCAACTTTCAGACTATTGGTGAGCAGATGAGCTTCAGAGAGACACCTCCATACATCTGGACAGTTAACCTAATGTTTctcttctctgtgtgtgtgtctgtcagatCTTTCAATGCAGCTCAACCTCGGGATGTACGAGTATAACGGGAAAAGTGGATATAGACTGAAGCCGGAGTTCATGAGACGGCCGGATAAAAATTTTGATCCTTTCACAGAGAGCACAGTGGACGGGATCGTAGCCAATACTTTATCAGTCAAGGTCagatcaacatttatttacGTCTGAAACTTTCTTTAAAAGGAACCTTGGGTATAGACAGATGTATGGCTTCAtatattaaaggggtgatatgacacgaCTAAAAGGAATattgtggtttgttttagatgtaactcAATGTGTATACAGGATTTTAGATgagtattttccacatatcgtgcatgtttgtatctcctctttgctccgcctctcatggctctgaaaagcgaggtgtgctctgattggccagttcaccagtgtgtagtgattggtggaatactgcaagcgtgtgagggaaatgtgaTGCCTCTGACCATATAtagaacatcaggttcctcttcaattgtactgacaggtacaccaccttacttgtgtttacatttggggGGTCTTAGTCACATTagaccaactgatgtagatttgagggggtgtggttacatgaggtgTTTCATGCAGAtgtgggtgagcattcacttttacatagaatgactcttttgttcccacactttcatttttgcaattttacgtgtctaatacatgcatgagcaacttataacacaccaaagacacaagaaaaacacgtatttccggcAAAGAACCCCTttaaaatgtctgaaaatgAACCTAATAAAGTctctattttctttctttattactttagcattatttatatatatatttatcctACAGCACCTTATATTTACTGAAGCACTGATAGTGTGTCTGTGTTGAGTTTGGCTGCCTGTGCGTGCAACCATTTTACGTCACCATAAAGACCGTGGCGGCCTCCATAGGTTAAAATGAGTATtacatttagcttttttttaaagcattgaaaatatttgatgtaGTGCTAGTAGTGTAAGGCTATCACAACGTattaagccatacatctctCTATACACTGGGTTCCCTTTAAAACTGTGGGGTCTTTTAATATATCAATGGCCTTCTGTCCCCGTAGAATTCGATTTCATAAGATTTACAATTATTTCCTGTTAAATTCATGCACTTTATCCAGAGGAGACACACAATACTCTACCAACTGAGATACAggaacataaacaaacatgagaAGTGTTTTCTTTACTTTCTATTCTGTCCACTCACAGTTATTTAGACAGTCAACATTTGCATCAATGTTTCTCTTCAGATCAGATCAGACCTGAGGAGGATCATGATGCGCTGTCACTGTTGTCACTGTTGACATTTATGTCTTGTTATCTTTCCTAATAGATCATATCAGGACAGTTTTTGACAGATAAGAAGGTGGGTGTGTACGTGGAGATTGACATGTTTGGACTTCCAGTGGATACAAGACGTAAAGCTTTTAAGACAAAGACGTCCCAGAGCAACGCCATCAACCCGGTGTGGGACGAGGAGCCCATCgtctttaaaaaagtaaaggaTTATATTTATAGTGTCTGTCTGGTGAATCAGACCTCAGGAGCTGAACttatgtgatgatgatgatgatgatgatgatgatgtgtttaGGTGGTTCTGCCCACTCTTGCGTCTCTGAGGATAGCCGTGTTTGAAGAGGGAGGAAAGTTCATCGGTCATCGTATAATTCCTGTCTCTGCCATTCGACCAGGTAACCGATTATTTGCTCCTAATTGATTGTAGTTTACTGAaatgaaaactttgaaaacatttctgtttattgaaatcaagtCAAATATCGGGCTTAAAAATAATTGGAAAAACTTAAAGCAGCCGAacaattgaaatgttgcctgaAATAAATTCAAGGCACTGAAATGTGTACAATAAACAAAagctgaaatgaaataaattaatcttaaagcgacatataaataaacaaatacattataaaatgagaaaaaaattgcataaataaacatattaaaataaagcaaataaaaaaatctgaatgaaaGTGTAATAACTCTGTTCTGTTAATGGTCAGTATGCACACAGTGATTCCTCACATCATGTTTTCTTTCAGGTTATCGTTACATTGGTCTGAGAAATGAAAAGAATCAAGCTCTGACTCTTCCGGCTTTATTCGTGTATATTGAGGTGAAGGATTATGTCCCGGATACGTTTGCTGGTAAGAGATGAAGTTATATaaacatcttcatttgttttgtcagAATTCtctactaaataaaaaaaaaatatttcgtGGCTTTTGGATTATCATTGTTGTTATATTCTTCTTTTGGGTTGAAGTAAACTCAGATAATCTTTTGTCATACGTgagaaatattaaacagacattACACAACTGTTGGATGCTTTAGTCTATATTGTGTCAAAGCTGTTTCACTCTTCATCACCGTCACAGTTTATCTTTTGCATCCTGAATCTATGAGGCGGGGGGCCACACAATGCATCTCTTCATGTTGTTCTTCACTTAAAATGTGCTAAACCACTGAGGAAAACATCCCTGAGCTTCTCTAAAGCATTTCACACGTCTGTTGACACCGGGTTCACATCTGAATGAGAGAGACCTGATGTCTTCAAATAGTGACAGTCACAGAGAGCCAgacatgatgatgtcattataCACAAAAGTAGACATGAATGTGAACATGAGGCATGATGGAGAATATTTTGAGTGACAGTGGATGTTTGTCTGTCTTGTGAACAGATGTTATTGAAGCGCTCTCCAACCCCATCAGATACGTCAACTTAATGGAGCAGAGATCCAAACAGCTGGCGGCTTTGACTCTAGAAGaaggagaagaagaaaaagaaaaccacGAGGTGACGAAATCTTTCAACAACAGTTTGGTTTGTTGTCACTAGTGATGAAACACTTTATGTGGAGATTGTGAcattaaaatcactttaaaagTCTATTCACTCACTATTCACAATATCGCTTAATTGTTTCctaaactctctgtaagtcactttggatgaagCCTCTGGTAaatgatttaatgtaaatgtcatcGGGTTTTCAGGCATGTACACCACAAACACATCTGATTCTTTCTCAGTTTCGTCTCGTTTTCCAACAATAATCTAAACATGCTTAAGTCAAGGTGAAGTGTTTTCACTGAGGAGGCAAAATCATGCATGTCCAGTGGCAGAGCGAGAGTTTTATATATGAGGTGAACAAGAGGTGACCAGGGCTAATTCAGCCTATCTCAACGTCCGTCATTTGACAAACAGCTCGTGCCATAATCTATTTTTACCTGTTAtcgttttattatattttaatactcTTGTCAATCAtatttcttttgtcattttttgtaatttgggAACATCTGGTAAAACATccaattgttttcttttacaatattcaaattttactctgtttaaatGACAATATATAATGCACTCTAAAGGGACGCTTTATGGAGAATTTCAGCAGAAAAGTTATAAAATACATACGTAATTAATTCCCATGTCACTTCCTAATATATTGTTCCAAGGTAGAGAACACAATTatctttattatgattttttgtatgttttaccATTGATTGTATTGTTGTTCAGGCTGAAAGCAGTGTTGAACATTCATCAGAGGTTAAAACTGAACCCGGTCCTGCTCCGATAGAGAACGGTCTGAGTCACACACCCAGCGTCGCTCCTAAACCTGCGTCTCAGATCAGTGCTCAGCCACAGTCCACAGgtatcatcttcatcatcatcatcactcaCAGCTGTGATATCAAACATTATACTTCACTaatcacatgtgtgtgtgtgtgtgtttcaggctCAATGAAGCCGGCGGTGAAGACTGAAGATCTGATTCACAGTGTTCTCACCGGTCAGTTAACATCACAAACTCTTATTATCTCTTCAACTCATCCTGAATAACATCAACAATAATCAGAACGTGTAGAGGTGTAAACATATATTGTGTCATGATAtacaacaatgcaaaaaaagtgaTCTGCATTGTAGAGCTGTGATGATTTTGGTGTGATTTGATgtcttgtttgtttgcttttattatCTATTATTGAGTGGAAGTGACGTCAAAAGTGCCACGATGAAGATTTCTGCTAAAGTGTTTTCTGGTGTATATGAGGtcggtgtgtttgtttgtcagaGATGGAAGCTCAGTCCATCGAGGAGCTGAAGCAACAGAAGACGTTCGTACGAGAACAGAGGAGACATTACAAAGAGATGAAGGACCTGATGAAGAAGCATCACAAAAAGACCACAGAGATGATCAAAGAACACACAGCCAAATACAATGAGTTCCAGCACGATTACCTGCGCAGACGCGCCGTCCTCCTGAAATCTGCCAAAAGAGATGGTAAGAGGAGGTAGGTCAACGTCCTCATTTCTGGTTCCtcctgttgttgttttttggtgTGATGGTGTGATGCTGAGCAGGCGTCTCGTGTCTGTCCGGCAGGTGTCTGTCATCCAGTCCAGAACACGGACCGTTTTTTTTCGAGCAGGAGGTGGCCAATCTGGATCAGGAGAGTGGACAGAAACTGTCAGAACTGAaagagcaacaacaacaacagctgcTGAACCTCCGTCAGGAACAATATTACAGCGAGAAATACCTGAAGAAAGAACACATCAAACAGGTCAAACAACCACACATACTGAAAACCAGTTTGATATTCCCATCCTGAGGTGAATTATAGGGACTGTTCGGCCagacatgaaaattctgtcataatttcttCATCTTGGTGttattgcaaacctgtatgagtttctttcttcttcagaacacaaaagaagatatttcgaagaatgtcaataatcaaacaacactgaactgcATTGACTTTCAATGCGTGAACACAAAaccgctgagacatttctcgaaatatcttcatttgtgtttcactTTCATGAACAGATTAACAGACTAAATGATttgtgtgtgaactgtccctttaaaggcgTCTGTAAACGCTCTCTTAGAGAACACAAGCATCTGGCCGTCTGTGGGAATTGAGAGCTGAAATCCCTGATGGAGAATTGTGTTGAAGTTTCCTCACGTTTGACGTTGATCTTTAATGAGTTGATCTTTAATGAATGTGATGGTGTTTTTATGAAGCGCTGCTGTATTTGTAGGTGATCGAGAAGCTGACCGTCATCGCAGAAGAAGGTCAAAGTCACCAGTTGAAGAAGCTGAAGGAAGTGTGTGAGAAGTGAGTTTGTCCTGAACATCATGAGGTTCTCCGGGGATTCATGAGCTCGCTttaacatctgtgtgtgtttacagagaGAAGAAAGAACTGAAGAAGAGAATGGACAAGAAGAGACAAGAGAAGCTGAATGAAGCCAAATCGAGAGAGAAGCACTTGACAGAAGAGTAAAGACTTCATCATATCTCACAGATATATTCACTTCAATGCCTTTTCTGCATCTTATTTTCATTAGTTGATGTGATGCGAAgctcatgggtttgattcccagaaaCACACGTCACATTCAATACATCTGCACAGTGCACACATGTAGAGGAAACAGAAAGAATGACATCAAGTCACCTCTAGGTGCCAGTAAAACACCATAACAGTCCCTCTGCTCAAGTCATGTCACCTGTCTATCTCTCTGAGTCGTCTGTATGTCTctcacctgtctgtctgtctctgtctttgaCCTGTCTGTGAGTCATCTTTATGTCTCTGagccatctgtctgtctgtctctgacccgtgtgtctgtctctctctgcctttctctgtctgtctgtctctgacccgtgtgtctgtctctctctgcctttctctgtctgtctgtctctgacCTGTCTGTGAGCCGTCTGTCCGTCTCTGAccggtctgtctgtctctgacctgtctgtctttctctttctttgacctgtctgactctctctctctctgtctgtttctgtctttctgtctctgaCCTGTCTGTGAGCCGTATGTATGTCTCtgagctgtctgtctgtctgtctgtctgtctctgagccgtctgtctgtctttctgtctctctctgagccgtctgtctgtctttcactCTGTCTCtgagctgtctgtctgtctgtctctgagccgtctgtctgtctttctgtctgtctctgagccgtctgtctgtctttcactCTGTCTCtgagctgtctgtctgtctgtctgtctctgagcagtctgtctgtctttcactCTGTCTCtgagctgtctgtctgtctgtctctgagccgtctgtctgtctttctctctgtctctgagGCGTCTGTGTTAACAGGCTGtttgtctgtgttctgtgatttCAGAGAGAAACTGGAGATCAACAGGTCGTATGTCAATGAGGTGGTTCATCACATTAAGAGGGTAAAAGAGTCTCTTCATTCATTCTCtgtagaaataaaacaaagattattATGACTTTGCTCATTCTCGTTTACTTCTCGTTTGATCACCAGCTGGAAGACGCTCAAACCAAAAGACACGAGAAGCTGGTAGAGACTCATAAGAGCATTCTGCAGCAAGCACTGGATGAAAAACCCAAGGTGTGACTTTACTCTGTTGGGGTGTATGGGGCTATGGTAAAACCATGTTTCAGACGTATTCTTTCATACCTCAGAGTGCTTATAGTTTTATTATATGAATCAACAATAATTGACCGGCTGATTTGTGAAAGCTGAAACACTACAGAATGATTCAAATGATCCTACCGGAGTGAAAGTTGATATGGTAGACATGATACCTGCCATCTAGTCCTGTGACATCATCTCATAGATGCTGAAGTCATATTGAACAGCATCAATTCTGTGACTTCTCTGTAGACATCACATCACATTACTGTACAGTTAAAGTCCAACGTTCTGTTTTTTGTACGGTGTATAGTGAATGTTACAGTAGATTCCAGAGTTTATtaacaaaatcatgttttttttattgtgcattccaattaatatcattcaaactgcagttggtttgttttgattcaagccaTAACAACTCAaactaacacaacaaaaaaatgacaacataataaaacatcattttggaaccaaacttttgATAAACATTTCACTACTAGCCTATATGTGTTGAATTGTGTGGCCACGTGTGTCACATCTGCCCTTCACGAGAAGACAAAGCCTTTTAACATTTATGATCAGAAATACACTTTTAGAAAGCTATTTAAAGCGACGCATTCATTCTTCATTCCATCATGTGTCACGCTAGAAGTCTTCATCTGGCATTTTCACTTTCGCAGTTAAACAGGCCATCTGTTCCACTGCAAACACAAACGAGgagattttaaatgaacaaaacccCTCCTGGGCTGTGTGTGGAGATGTGCTGTTCAGCGTGTTGTTGATACGTCTGTTGTC
The sequence above is drawn from the Triplophysa dalaica isolate WHDGS20190420 chromosome 15, ASM1584641v1, whole genome shotgun sequence genome and encodes:
- the LOC130436491 gene encoding 1-phosphatidylinositol 4,5-bisphosphate phosphodiesterase beta-1, with product MAGAQPGVHALQLKPVCVSESLKRGSRFMKWDEDSSTVTPVTLRVDPQGFFLYWTDQNKETDLLDITYIKDARTGKCTKTPKEAKLRELLDVGNLVGRIENRMLTVVTGPDMVNIQYLNFMAFQEDVAREWADELFSLASNLLAQNMGKESCLEKAYTRLKLQTNQEARIPVKNIFRMFSADRKRVETALESCNLPSGRNDSIPLEDLTPEVYKSFINHLCPRPDVHQIFTDLGAKSRNCLTLDQMTDFINSKQRDPRLNEILYPPLKTEQIKQLMEKFEPNPEMIEKGLISVEGFTRYLISEENSVIPPEKLDQSEDMSFPLSHYFINSSHNTYLTAGQLAGNSSVEMYRQTLLSGCRCVELDCWKGRTAEEEPVITHGFTMTSEISFKEVIEAIAECAFKTSPFPVILSFENHVDSPKQQAKMAEYCRSIFGDALLTEPLEKYLLESGVPLPSPQELAGKILIKNKKSHPKPSDGSTKKKLSEQVSNTNSDSSSVFEPSSPSTGPAASAEVDAEEDDDDEDDDDDCKKSMDEGTAGCEAFATEEMSTLVNYIQPTKFHSFEISKKTKRSYQMSSFVETKALEQLTKTPVEFVEYNKFQLSRIYPKGTRVDSSNYMPQVFWNAGCQLVALNFQTIDLSMQLNLGMYEYNGKSGYRLKPEFMRRPDKNFDPFTESTVDGIVANTLSVKIISGQFLTDKKVGVYVEIDMFGLPVDTRRKAFKTKTSQSNAINPVWDEEPIVFKKVVLPTLASLRIAVFEEGGKFIGHRIIPVSAIRPGYRYIGLRNEKNQALTLPALFVYIEVKDYVPDTFADVIEALSNPIRYVNLMEQRSKQLAALTLEEGEEEKENHEAESSVEHSSEVKTEPGPAPIENGLSHTPSVAPKPASQISAQPQSTGSMKPAVKTEDLIHSVLTEMEAQSIEELKQQKTFVREQRRHYKEMKDLMKKHHKKTTEMIKEHTAKYNEFQHDYLRRRAVLLKSAKRDGKRRCLSSSPEHGPFFFEQEVANLDQESGQKLSELKEQQQQQLLNLRQEQYYSEKYLKKEHIKQVIEKLTVIAEEGQSHQLKKLKEVCEKEKKELKKRMDKKRQEKLNEAKSREKHLTEEEKLEINRSYVNEVVHHIKRLEDAQTKRHEKLVETHKSILQQALDEKPKLQNDLDQEYQDKFRRLPLEIQEFVHESTKRKTEDGDQDVLPSSATLEKLNQSEDDMDEEKKDLTV